A genomic segment from Lignipirellula cremea encodes:
- a CDS encoding sialate O-acetylesterase: protein MKVAVSFLLAMVLLACPAQASVTLPSFFSDHMVLQREAPLPIWGRAEPGQKITVTLAGESAVAQADGEGNWKVELKPLAASRTPQELTVQAAGEEKKITLTDVLIGDVWLGSGQSNMAGRVASYAGNDETLAALAAKAPFPQIRLMQSGPAPRWTPATAETVNSFSAIHFAFGERLQRELDVPVGLIVGAVGGTPSGYWIPPQTFADSPKCKESIAQATKTFSRERADELYQARVKQWEKAVAAAAAKGEKVRGRKPLPPVDPGESSRGGKIGGLYERYIEPIAGYRIRGVLWDQGEAGSGVVGVDQYVLMSELIRGWREVWGQGEFPFLFVQKPSGGGCAFRDDDPITRNAEPFVADLPAIDGRDSGEGRYLYVRLMQGNKNAWMTPVSDLGSGIHPTNKWGYGNRAAEVALSQVYQTGVQAYGPIYRSHKIDGNKVTVAFDQVGKGLTAAHSSNLQGFAVAGKDGVWHWADATIEGDSVVLSSSEVASPTRLRYAFAQKRAWANLFNKDGLPALAFETGE from the coding sequence ATGAAGGTCGCCGTTTCTTTCCTGTTGGCGATGGTGCTGCTGGCCTGTCCGGCGCAAGCGTCGGTCACGCTGCCCAGCTTTTTCAGCGACCACATGGTGCTCCAGCGCGAGGCGCCTTTGCCGATCTGGGGACGGGCCGAACCGGGCCAGAAGATTACCGTTACGCTGGCTGGAGAATCGGCTGTCGCCCAGGCCGACGGCGAGGGGAACTGGAAGGTCGAACTCAAGCCGCTGGCCGCTTCGCGCACGCCGCAGGAACTGACGGTCCAGGCCGCAGGCGAGGAGAAAAAGATCACCTTGACCGACGTGCTGATCGGCGATGTCTGGCTAGGCTCGGGTCAGTCCAACATGGCCGGCCGCGTGGCCTCGTACGCCGGAAACGACGAAACGCTCGCCGCCCTGGCAGCCAAGGCCCCCTTTCCCCAGATTCGCCTGATGCAAAGCGGCCCCGCGCCCCGCTGGACTCCGGCCACAGCGGAAACGGTCAACTCCTTCTCGGCGATCCATTTCGCCTTTGGCGAACGCCTGCAGCGGGAGCTGGACGTGCCGGTCGGCCTGATCGTCGGCGCCGTGGGCGGCACGCCGTCGGGTTACTGGATCCCGCCGCAAACCTTCGCCGACAGCCCGAAGTGCAAAGAGTCCATCGCCCAGGCGACGAAGACCTTCAGCCGGGAACGGGCGGACGAACTATACCAGGCCCGCGTCAAACAGTGGGAAAAAGCGGTCGCCGCCGCAGCAGCCAAAGGGGAAAAGGTCCGTGGGCGCAAGCCGCTTCCTCCCGTGGATCCAGGCGAATCCAGCCGTGGCGGCAAGATCGGCGGCCTTTATGAACGGTACATCGAGCCGATCGCTGGCTACCGCATCCGCGGCGTGCTCTGGGACCAGGGCGAAGCCGGCTCCGGCGTCGTCGGAGTGGATCAGTACGTTTTGATGAGCGAACTGATCCGCGGCTGGCGCGAGGTCTGGGGCCAGGGCGAGTTCCCGTTTCTGTTCGTGCAGAAACCCAGCGGCGGCGGCTGTGCCTTCCGCGACGACGATCCGATCACCCGCAACGCTGAGCCGTTCGTCGCCGACCTGCCCGCCATCGACGGCCGCGATTCGGGCGAAGGACGTTATCTGTACGTCCGCCTGATGCAAGGGAACAAGAACGCCTGGATGACGCCCGTCAGCGATCTCGGTTCGGGCATTCATCCGACCAACAAATGGGGCTACGGCAACCGCGCGGCCGAAGTCGCCCTCAGCCAGGTCTACCAGACCGGCGTGCAGGCTTACGGCCCGATCTACCGCTCCCATAAAATCGACGGCAACAAAGTCACGGTCGCTTTCGACCAGGTCGGCAAAGGACTCACGGCCGCCCACAGCAGCAACCTGCAGGGCTTCGCCGTCGCCGGCAAAGACGGCGTCTGGCACTGGGCCGACGCCACGATCGAAGGCGACTCAGTCGTGCTTTCTTCCAGCGAAGTCGCCAGTCCAACCCGCCTGCGATACGCCTTTGCGCAGAAGCGGGCCTGGGCCAACCTGTTCAACAAGGACGGGCTGCCGGCCCTCGCCTTTGAAACAGGCGAGTAG
- a CDS encoding serine/threonine protein kinase, with protein sequence MSDSFDAYHLWLGIAPGHQPPDHYRLLGVEKFESDLNVIANGADRQMLYLRNFQRGKYSALSQKLLNKVALAQGVLLDPGKKAAYDAQLRDGSAEADADADELPEIDESGALFGEYLLSDHLASGSTGQVFKAVHRTMQRTVALKIMSSDGVKSEEHVARFRQKVSILGRFQHPNVVVAYDAGERDGNFFLIMEYIDGWDLHALVKKNHPLPMENVLQYFTHAANALGYAHDHRVFHRNVNPTNLLIDREAVVKVIGWGLCRLAEEEHPSDSTLQVQSYDNSRIRGSFDFMSPEQFSSNGLADERSDVYALGCSLYFALTGKRPYSARTPQEKAEAHRKKPIPSLRKLRPDVPPVLDQIFQRMLAKEPSQRIASMYDLIDEFQAVLHDGGSAQARLVLGSWTPSAPTQLPTPAALVDRATIEQPTIEQPTIEQPTIEQPTSVPASVDAAPIPPPPALPVEPPLAMPAGPPPLALPMGPPPASPRTGRPASPPEPRPGDPALVDFLDKIQAKATSPRKKS encoded by the coding sequence ATGTCGGATAGTTTCGACGCCTATCATCTGTGGCTGGGCATTGCTCCTGGCCATCAACCGCCCGACCACTATCGTTTGCTGGGGGTGGAAAAGTTTGAGTCGGATCTGAACGTCATCGCCAATGGCGCCGATCGGCAGATGCTCTACCTTCGCAATTTCCAGCGCGGCAAGTACAGCGCGCTCTCGCAGAAGCTGCTGAACAAGGTCGCCCTGGCGCAAGGCGTGCTGCTGGATCCGGGGAAAAAGGCAGCCTACGACGCCCAACTGCGGGACGGCAGCGCGGAAGCCGATGCCGATGCCGATGAACTGCCCGAGATCGACGAATCAGGCGCCCTGTTCGGCGAGTATCTGCTGAGCGATCACCTGGCCAGCGGCAGCACGGGACAGGTTTTCAAAGCCGTGCATCGCACCATGCAGCGGACCGTGGCGCTCAAAATCATGTCGAGCGACGGCGTCAAATCGGAAGAGCACGTGGCCCGGTTCCGGCAAAAGGTCAGCATCCTGGGCCGCTTCCAGCATCCCAATGTGGTCGTCGCTTACGACGCCGGCGAGCGGGACGGCAACTTTTTTCTCATCATGGAGTACATCGACGGCTGGGACCTGCACGCCCTGGTCAAAAAGAACCATCCGTTGCCGATGGAGAACGTGCTGCAGTACTTTACCCATGCGGCCAACGCCCTGGGCTACGCGCACGACCACCGCGTGTTTCATCGGAACGTGAACCCGACCAACCTGCTGATCGACCGCGAGGCGGTGGTCAAGGTGATCGGCTGGGGCCTGTGCCGGCTGGCGGAGGAAGAACACCCGAGCGACTCCACATTACAGGTGCAGTCGTATGACAACTCCCGGATCCGCGGCTCCTTTGACTTCATGTCGCCGGAACAGTTCAGCAGCAACGGCCTGGCCGACGAGCGTAGCGATGTCTACGCGCTGGGTTGCTCCCTGTACTTTGCGCTGACGGGGAAACGGCCCTACTCGGCCCGCACGCCGCAGGAAAAGGCGGAAGCCCATCGGAAGAAGCCGATCCCCTCGCTGCGGAAACTGCGGCCCGATGTCCCGCCGGTCCTGGACCAGATTTTTCAGCGGATGCTGGCCAAAGAACCGAGCCAGCGTATCGCATCGATGTACGACCTGATCGATGAGTTCCAGGCCGTTCTGCACGACGGCGGCTCCGCCCAGGCCCGTCTGGTGCTGGGCAGCTGGACGCCCAGCGCGCCAACCCAGCTGCCGACCCCCGCCGCCCTGGTCGATCGGGCGACGATTGAACAGCCGACGATTGAACAGCCGACGATTGAACAGCCGACGATTGAACAGCCGACGAGTGTTCCCGCGTCGGTGGATGCGGCCCCGATCCCGCCGCCGCCTGCATTGCCGGTGGAACCGCCGCTTGCCATGCCTGCCGGCCCGCCGCCGCTGGCGTTACCGATGGGCCCGCCGCCCGCCAGTCCCCGGACCGGCCGGCCCGCCTCCCCGCCGGAGCCTCGCCCCGGCGATCCGGCGCTGGTCGACTTCCTGGACAAGATCCAGGCCAAAGCGACCTCGCCGCGCAAGAAGAGCTGA
- a CDS encoding LOG family protein, whose amino-acid sequence MPLDPKQNLQNIMSATSYRLAELDTHFLQSDELRPVRMQLELLKPEMALAAAGVESTIVVFGSTQIAEQSEAQLRLDRAKLALEQKPDDPRRARAVERAERLLAKSVYYDQAREFSRIVSSTCQVNGKCDYVVATGGGPGIMEAANRGAFEVEAKSIGLNVTLPAEQRPNPYITPELCFQFHYFAMRKLHFLMRAKALVVFPGGFGTLDELFDALTLRQTERMQEIPIILFGREYWEQVIDMQFLADEGVIADEHLDLFDYADNPQQAFDLIYAFHNGRETDNHKAPGGANSG is encoded by the coding sequence ATGCCTTTAGATCCCAAGCAGAACCTGCAGAACATTATGAGCGCGACCAGCTATCGGCTGGCCGAACTGGATACGCATTTCCTGCAGTCCGACGAGTTACGACCGGTCCGCATGCAGCTGGAACTGCTCAAGCCGGAAATGGCCCTGGCGGCCGCCGGCGTGGAGTCCACGATCGTCGTGTTCGGCAGCACCCAGATCGCCGAACAAAGCGAAGCCCAGTTGCGTCTGGACCGCGCCAAGCTGGCGCTCGAACAGAAACCCGACGACCCCCGCCGTGCCCGGGCCGTGGAAAGGGCCGAACGCCTGCTGGCCAAGAGCGTCTACTACGACCAGGCCCGGGAGTTCAGCCGGATTGTCTCTTCCACCTGCCAGGTCAACGGCAAGTGCGATTATGTCGTGGCGACGGGCGGCGGCCCCGGGATTATGGAAGCCGCCAATCGCGGCGCCTTTGAGGTCGAAGCCAAGTCGATCGGCTTGAATGTCACCCTGCCGGCCGAGCAGCGGCCGAACCCTTACATCACGCCGGAGCTGTGCTTCCAGTTCCATTACTTCGCCATGCGAAAGCTGCACTTTTTAATGCGGGCCAAGGCGCTAGTCGTGTTCCCCGGCGGCTTCGGCACGCTGGACGAACTGTTCGACGCTCTGACCTTGCGACAGACGGAACGGATGCAGGAGATCCCCATCATTCTGTTTGGTCGCGAATACTGGGAGCAGGTGATCGACATGCAGTTCCTGGCGGACGAAGGAGTGATTGCCGATGAGCACCTGGACCTGTTCGACTACGCCGACAATCCGCAGCAGGCGTTCGACCTGATCTACGCTTTCCACAACGGCCGCGAAACCGACAACCACAAAGCGCCCGGCGGCGCGAATTCGGGTTAA
- a CDS encoding formylglycine-generating enzyme family protein produces MREKRDARQPWCLLYCVVAAGVWLAAGERCAPAQVLPVALPAGQIENSLGMRLTRIEAGAFQMGSPQDEPGRSPQEPRRRVHIARPFYLGVHEVTQQQYHALMDHNPSTFSPHGAYKERIQGINAQDLPVDSVSWDDAVEFCRRLSEEPAEKRAGRSYRLPTEVEWEYACRAGTETIWSFGNEVAVLSRHAVHRAARTHPVGAHLPNRWGLHDMHGNLWEWCADEYELDLSRADPEVRLQNRWKWRVIRGGSWYSPIASTRSATRRGDPQQVREEDTGFRVVMEIRQPAD; encoded by the coding sequence ATGCGGGAAAAACGCGACGCCAGGCAACCCTGGTGCTTGTTGTATTGCGTCGTCGCTGCCGGCGTCTGGCTGGCAGCAGGAGAACGGTGCGCGCCGGCGCAAGTGCTTCCTGTCGCACTCCCCGCCGGGCAGATCGAGAATTCTCTTGGCATGCGTTTGACCCGGATCGAAGCGGGAGCCTTTCAAATGGGCTCTCCTCAGGATGAACCGGGCCGCTCGCCGCAGGAGCCGCGCCGCCGTGTCCACATTGCCCGGCCGTTCTACCTGGGCGTCCATGAGGTAACGCAGCAGCAGTACCATGCGCTGATGGACCACAATCCCAGCACCTTCTCGCCGCATGGCGCCTACAAGGAGCGGATCCAGGGGATCAACGCCCAGGACCTGCCGGTCGATTCGGTGTCCTGGGACGATGCCGTGGAGTTCTGCCGGCGACTGTCGGAGGAACCGGCCGAGAAACGGGCGGGCCGCAGCTATCGTCTGCCGACCGAAGTCGAATGGGAGTACGCCTGCCGGGCCGGGACGGAAACGATCTGGTCGTTCGGCAACGAGGTCGCCGTGCTCTCCCGGCATGCGGTGCATCGGGCCGCCCGCACGCACCCGGTCGGCGCCCATCTGCCGAATCGCTGGGGGCTGCACGACATGCACGGCAACCTGTGGGAATGGTGCGCGGATGAGTATGAACTGGATCTAAGCCGGGCCGACCCCGAGGTCCGTCTGCAGAACCGCTGGAAGTGGCGCGTGATCCGCGGCGGCTCCTGGTACAGCCCGATCGCCAGCACCCGCAGCGCCACCCGGCGGGGCGATCCGCAGCAAGTGCGAGAGGAAGACACCGGCTTCCGCGTCGTCATGGAAATCCGCCAGCCAGCCGACTGA
- a CDS encoding MarR family winged helix-turn-helix transcriptional regulator has translation MPVPYRETLQMRLRSAYFALHRHSNRHFTQYETTADQYVLLSYLAEEDRITQQELSLRCASDPRTIGSMLSLLESKGWIAREPHPEDRRAWLVCLTPQGRSWHAELRQNSEAIRDTLYQALPPQELETVLHALDKIAGAFLTTNTPPVALKD, from the coding sequence ATGCCTGTACCCTATCGTGAGACGCTGCAGATGCGCCTGCGTTCGGCGTATTTTGCACTGCATCGCCATTCCAACCGGCACTTTACGCAGTACGAAACCACGGCCGACCAGTACGTGCTGCTGTCGTACCTGGCCGAAGAAGACCGCATTACGCAGCAGGAATTGTCCCTGCGCTGTGCTTCGGATCCGCGTACAATCGGCTCCATGCTCAGCCTGCTGGAATCCAAAGGCTGGATCGCCCGCGAACCTCACCCCGAGGATCGCCGCGCCTGGCTCGTCTGCCTGACGCCGCAGGGCCGGTCCTGGCACGCCGAACTGCGGCAGAACTCCGAGGCGATTCGCGACACGTTGTACCAGGCGTTGCCGCCGCAGGAACTTGAGACCGTACTTCACGCACTCGACAAAATTGCCGGTGCGTTTTTAACGACGAACACCCCCCCTGTCGCCCTCAAGGATTGA
- a CDS encoding DUF4838 domain-containing protein, whose translation MKTPLILCSYLLLLGVLPALADDAFLVKDGQPQAEIIIAQDPPRTVRLAAAELQNTLEKISGAKLPIATAPHDDIPVKVYVGDSPHARKEQVTAAGLKDGAWRMVSGPNWLALIGDDTNFTPREPWAKNNGGIASGQLQRDWEEAAGGPWGVPNRGMYKHRVRLPGDIGKPTGAETDNKETLELWGFDERGSYNAVCGFLRSLGVRWYLPGELGEVVPQMASIRLPTVDQTVQPDFAVRRFNVRFANASPDTMQWAMRLGMRDPYGLMVAHGMHAMTQTDTILRDHPDWFALYGGQRDNQPGKRLNHLCYSNEELLAETVRYARAQFDQYDFDTVSIMPPDAYISICQCPLCAGKESPQRGSRGKLSNHVWDFVNRVAKEVGKTHPDKKIVCCAYGANTLPPTNIEQLEPNVQVLIVGGRRPRSNLPEQRAETAQLRADWAAKTQNKLMIFENYPFTDRGFYLPAFVARSIGDSINATKGVSDGEDIWLSFGRDFDTKDIGFNHFQVYFTARMYWGGKDQDPVALLEEYCRLFYGPAGEPMQAFFTYCEDHWQAMEKEKDKVDHALALFSTAQSQVAVDSVYAKRLALIDEFLNALRSKAEQLGRQRGPVPKLRLVRDAEEIVIDGKLDDDYWQNCPASSTGVLRELQTGRQPLYGTSVKCGWSRAGDLYFAFRCDENPGERPNIATVKPGDQALWYGDAIEILLETDSHSYYQIAVNPAGVVVDLDRGVAKSNWFEWDSQAEVATHVADDHWTVEVRIPVTDDENDPLHQVVGRQPSTSLPWHINLCRQRIRGNVTEHSAYSPTGKPAFHEPMKFAHLHSGRSHAFDHDEPDDDYLHGRSTADGLFRSGQREEAMAAFAALAQRKEFSDFQKCDALEQAAACARALRDFDRANELAAAAPLESVQKSIRMQNLLAERKAAELLEAFGKEDLSTWPFWNAGEGYFARGRAHLVMKNGAEAAADLQAALPRLAPGLSRLGALWMLGQTQEQLLQNDAAALAAYQQVTQAQRYQGSADFYYGVLGAARVQTRQGKFEDALATLHLADIDKVKGTWRHRLLESVAQTQTAAGRPAEAIAAWQQIQSDESAAPAQRTSAEQAIQALRKP comes from the coding sequence ATGAAGACCCCGTTGATTCTATGCAGTTATCTGCTGCTGCTGGGCGTCTTGCCCGCGCTGGCGGATGACGCCTTTCTGGTCAAGGATGGACAGCCCCAGGCGGAGATTATCATCGCCCAGGATCCGCCGCGGACGGTCCGCCTGGCCGCCGCCGAGCTGCAGAACACCCTGGAAAAAATCTCCGGGGCGAAGCTGCCGATCGCCACCGCCCCGCACGACGATATTCCGGTCAAGGTCTACGTTGGCGACAGCCCGCATGCCCGGAAAGAGCAGGTCACGGCGGCCGGCCTGAAAGACGGCGCCTGGCGGATGGTCTCGGGTCCGAACTGGCTCGCCCTGATTGGCGACGACACCAACTTTACGCCGCGGGAGCCGTGGGCGAAAAACAACGGCGGGATCGCCAGCGGCCAGTTGCAGCGCGACTGGGAAGAAGCGGCCGGCGGACCGTGGGGCGTGCCCAACCGCGGCATGTACAAACACCGCGTGCGCCTGCCAGGCGACATCGGCAAACCGACCGGCGCGGAGACCGACAACAAGGAAACGCTTGAGCTGTGGGGCTTTGATGAACGCGGCTCGTACAACGCTGTGTGCGGCTTTTTGCGCAGCCTGGGCGTCCGCTGGTATCTGCCGGGCGAACTGGGCGAGGTCGTCCCGCAGATGGCTTCGATCCGTCTGCCGACGGTGGATCAAACGGTGCAGCCGGACTTCGCCGTGCGTCGCTTCAACGTCCGCTTCGCCAACGCCTCTCCCGACACCATGCAATGGGCCATGCGGCTGGGCATGCGCGATCCGTATGGACTGATGGTCGCCCATGGCATGCACGCCATGACCCAGACCGATACGATCCTGCGCGATCACCCGGACTGGTTCGCCCTGTACGGCGGCCAGCGGGACAACCAGCCCGGCAAGCGGCTCAATCACCTGTGCTATTCCAACGAAGAACTGCTGGCGGAGACGGTGCGTTACGCCCGGGCCCAGTTCGACCAGTACGACTTCGACACGGTGTCGATCATGCCGCCGGACGCTTACATTTCGATCTGCCAGTGTCCATTATGCGCCGGGAAGGAATCGCCGCAGCGCGGCTCCCGCGGGAAGCTGTCGAACCATGTGTGGGACTTCGTCAATCGAGTGGCGAAAGAAGTCGGCAAAACGCACCCTGACAAAAAGATCGTCTGTTGCGCTTACGGCGCCAACACGCTGCCGCCGACCAATATTGAGCAGCTGGAACCGAACGTGCAGGTGCTCATCGTGGGCGGCCGGCGTCCCCGCAGCAACCTGCCGGAGCAACGCGCCGAAACGGCCCAGCTGCGGGCCGACTGGGCGGCCAAGACGCAGAACAAACTGATGATCTTTGAGAACTACCCGTTCACCGATCGCGGCTTCTATCTGCCGGCGTTTGTCGCCCGATCCATTGGCGACAGCATTAACGCCACCAAGGGCGTTTCCGACGGCGAAGATATCTGGCTCAGCTTTGGCCGGGACTTCGACACCAAAGATATCGGCTTTAACCACTTCCAGGTGTACTTCACCGCCCGCATGTACTGGGGCGGAAAGGATCAGGATCCGGTCGCCCTGCTGGAGGAATACTGTCGCCTGTTCTATGGCCCCGCCGGTGAACCGATGCAGGCGTTTTTCACGTACTGCGAAGATCACTGGCAGGCGATGGAAAAGGAAAAAGACAAGGTCGACCACGCGCTGGCCCTGTTCTCCACCGCCCAGTCGCAGGTAGCGGTCGATTCCGTCTACGCCAAACGGCTGGCGCTGATTGATGAGTTCCTGAACGCGCTGCGCAGCAAAGCGGAGCAGCTGGGACGCCAGCGCGGCCCCGTGCCCAAACTGCGACTCGTGCGCGACGCGGAAGAGATCGTGATCGATGGCAAGCTGGACGACGACTATTGGCAGAACTGCCCCGCCTCGTCGACCGGCGTGCTGCGGGAACTGCAGACCGGCCGGCAGCCGTTGTACGGCACTTCAGTCAAGTGCGGCTGGAGCCGGGCCGGCGATCTGTACTTTGCTTTCCGCTGTGATGAGAACCCAGGCGAGCGGCCCAACATCGCCACCGTGAAGCCGGGCGACCAGGCGCTGTGGTACGGCGACGCGATCGAGATCCTGCTGGAAACCGATTCGCATTCCTACTATCAGATCGCCGTGAATCCCGCCGGCGTGGTGGTCGACCTGGACCGCGGCGTCGCCAAAAGCAACTGGTTCGAGTGGGATTCCCAGGCCGAAGTGGCCACGCATGTAGCCGATGATCACTGGACGGTGGAGGTGCGCATCCCCGTCACCGACGACGAGAACGACCCGCTGCACCAGGTCGTAGGCCGGCAGCCCAGCACCAGTCTGCCCTGGCATATCAACCTGTGCCGCCAGCGGATTCGCGGCAACGTCACCGAGCATTCGGCCTATTCGCCGACGGGAAAACCGGCCTTCCATGAGCCGATGAAGTTCGCCCATCTGCACTCGGGTCGATCCCACGCGTTCGACCATGACGAGCCCGATGACGATTACCTGCACGGCCGGAGCACGGCCGACGGCCTGTTCCGCAGCGGTCAGCGCGAAGAGGCGATGGCCGCCTTTGCCGCCCTGGCCCAGCGGAAAGAGTTCAGCGATTTCCAGAAATGCGACGCCCTGGAGCAGGCGGCTGCTTGTGCCCGTGCGCTGCGTGACTTTGACAGGGCGAACGAACTGGCGGCTGCCGCTCCGCTGGAAAGCGTGCAGAAGTCGATCCGCATGCAGAACCTGCTGGCGGAGCGCAAGGCTGCCGAACTGCTGGAAGCGTTCGGCAAAGAAGACCTTTCCACGTGGCCGTTCTGGAACGCAGGCGAGGGGTACTTTGCCCGGGGACGCGCCCACCTGGTCATGAAAAACGGCGCCGAAGCTGCGGCCGACCTGCAGGCCGCCTTGCCGCGGTTGGCGCCCGGACTGAGCCGCCTGGGCGCGCTCTGGATGCTGGGCCAGACCCAGGAGCAGCTGCTGCAGAACGACGCCGCCGCGCTGGCCGCTTACCAGCAGGTTACCCAGGCCCAGCGCTACCAGGGCAGCGCCGATTTCTACTACGGCGTGCTGGGAGCCGCCCGGGTGCAAACGCGACAAGGGAAGTTTGAAGACGCCCTGGCCACGCTTCATCTGGCGGATATCGACAAGGTGAAAGGAACCTGGCGTCATCGTCTGCTGGAGTCCGTCGCCCAGACCCAGACCGCCGCCGGTCGCCCTGCCGAAGCGATCGCCGCCTGGCAGCAGATCCAGTCCGACGAGTCGGCCGCTCCCGCCCAGCGAACGTCTGCCGAACAGGCGATCCAGGCGCTGCGCAAGCCGTAA